A single region of the Parasphingorhabdus litoris DSM 22379 genome encodes:
- a CDS encoding acyltransferase family protein, which produces MSAQGDVTAKRTLWSRAEEMARKAPPERNRYVDFLRAFSILAVVIGHWLVAAPYIENGAVQGGHLLGILPWTQWLTWGFQVMPIFFLVGGFSHALSWSANQRKDGSYAGWFTGRLRRLINPVLPLFLIWTLFALFGTAMGVERKIVELAAQLALIPVWFLAVYLMVSAVVPLTHGAWKRFGMASFWGLVAGAILIDVATFSYQIPYVNFVNFAFIWLAVHQLGYAWSEGYFSNPMKALFWGLGGLTVLGLLVGFGPYPVAMIGVPGEPVSNSMPPTIALLALGMAQTGIALALEPAARRMLGSLKIWTAVVLVNGMIMTTYLWHLTAFVFVMVVAWLLGGIGLEVAPGSGAWWLARPIWFILYIVALLPLIMIFAKYEQAGANGAAERDDLPHWRLIVGLLFVCAGLAATAAISIASPLGVTGVRLWVVAMPFIGAAFIGFGPAHKLAKRLR; this is translated from the coding sequence ATGAGCGCACAAGGTGATGTAACGGCGAAGCGGACTCTATGGTCGCGTGCCGAAGAAATGGCCCGCAAAGCACCGCCAGAACGCAATCGCTACGTTGATTTTCTGCGTGCCTTTTCGATACTTGCAGTGGTCATAGGCCACTGGCTGGTGGCGGCCCCTTATATAGAAAATGGAGCGGTGCAAGGCGGTCATTTGCTTGGTATATTGCCTTGGACCCAATGGTTGACTTGGGGGTTTCAGGTTATGCCAATTTTCTTCCTTGTTGGTGGATTTTCCCATGCATTGTCCTGGTCGGCGAACCAGCGCAAAGACGGCAGCTATGCTGGCTGGTTTACCGGACGATTGCGCCGGTTAATCAACCCGGTTCTGCCGCTTTTCCTGATCTGGACACTGTTTGCGCTGTTTGGCACCGCCATGGGTGTTGAGCGCAAGATTGTCGAGCTCGCCGCCCAACTTGCTCTCATTCCGGTTTGGTTCCTGGCCGTTTACCTCATGGTGAGTGCAGTGGTCCCATTGACGCATGGGGCCTGGAAACGCTTTGGCATGGCGTCTTTTTGGGGATTGGTCGCTGGCGCTATATTGATTGATGTCGCGACTTTCTCTTATCAAATTCCCTATGTGAATTTTGTGAACTTTGCCTTTATCTGGTTGGCCGTACACCAGTTGGGATATGCTTGGAGCGAGGGGTATTTTTCTAACCCGATGAAAGCATTGTTCTGGGGGCTTGGTGGTCTGACGGTGCTGGGATTGCTGGTCGGATTTGGACCCTATCCAGTCGCAATGATCGGTGTCCCTGGTGAACCAGTAAGCAATTCCATGCCGCCCACTATCGCATTGCTGGCGCTTGGTATGGCTCAAACGGGCATCGCTCTTGCTTTGGAACCAGCGGCGCGGCGGATGTTAGGCAGCCTTAAAATCTGGACAGCTGTGGTGCTCGTGAACGGCATGATCATGACCACATATCTGTGGCATTTGACGGCTTTTGTATTCGTGATGGTGGTGGCTTGGCTGCTCGGCGGAATCGGATTGGAAGTCGCGCCGGGAAGTGGCGCTTGGTGGCTGGCCCGGCCGATATGGTTCATTCTCTACATCGTTGCTTTGCTCCCGCTCATCATGATTTTCGCGAAATATGAGCAAGCTGGCGCCAATGGAGCCGCAGAAAGAGATGACCTTCCGCATTGGCGATTGATCGTAGGATTGTTGTTCGTATGCGCTGGCCTAGCGGCAACAGCAGCGATCAGTATCGCAAGTCCGCTGGGTGTAACAGGCGTACGTTTGTGGGTTGTAGCGATGCCATTTATTGGCGCCGCCTTTATCGGCTTTGGTCCGGCTCACAAGCTCGCAAAACGGCTTCGATAG
- a CDS encoding urate hydroxylase PuuD, translating to MAKFFGNLNLVMLVGLLLAILVIVAIGPLGDQVNGLFRWLHTFFGVLWIGLLYYFNFVQVPQMPNIPDEAKPAVSKHIAPSALFYFRWAALFTVITGLVVAHLTGYLVQALVLQEGYLLIGIGMWMALIMAFNVWFLIWPNQKKVLGMVEADPDAKASAAKVALMASRTNTLLSLPMLYCMVNANLGG from the coding sequence ATGGCAAAATTTTTTGGTAATTTGAATCTGGTGATGCTTGTCGGCTTGTTGCTGGCAATATTGGTCATCGTTGCAATCGGGCCGCTTGGCGACCAGGTAAACGGCCTTTTCCGCTGGCTACACACATTTTTTGGCGTGCTTTGGATCGGTCTCCTTTATTATTTCAATTTCGTCCAAGTACCGCAAATGCCGAACATTCCGGATGAAGCGAAGCCCGCAGTATCGAAGCATATTGCGCCAAGCGCCCTCTTCTATTTCCGCTGGGCGGCACTGTTCACGGTTATTACCGGTTTGGTTGTAGCACATCTGACCGGCTATCTGGTTCAGGCACTGGTGCTGCAGGAAGGCTATTTGCTGATCGGTATTGGCATGTGGATGGCGCTGATCATGGCGTTTAACGTCTGGTTCCTGATCTGGCCCAACCAGAAGAAAGTCCTTGGCATGGTTGAAGCAGATCCCGATGCAAAAGCTTCGGCCGCGAAAGTCGCGCTGATGGCGTCACGCACCAACACCTTGCTATCCTTGCCGATGCTTTATTGCATGGTGAACGCCAATCTCGGCGGCTAA
- a CDS encoding superoxide dismutase produces MSFELPPLPYAKTAFGELISEATFNFHHGKHHNAYVTKTNDAIAGTDHEGKKLSEIIKASDGGLFNNAAQVWNHSFYWLCLSPEKKEMPAELKSRIETDFGSVEEFKAKFKAEAVGHFASGWAWLVLNGDKLEITSLHDADSPVAHDMKPLLTIDVWEHAYYLDYQNARPDYVAALLDNAIDWDFVAQNLDGEGVSRADQG; encoded by the coding sequence ATGTCCTTTGAACTTCCCCCGCTTCCTTATGCCAAAACTGCTTTTGGTGAACTTATCTCTGAAGCAACATTCAATTTTCACCATGGTAAACATCACAATGCCTATGTGACCAAAACCAACGACGCGATTGCCGGTACAGACCATGAAGGCAAGAAATTGTCCGAGATTATCAAGGCGTCCGATGGCGGCTTGTTCAACAATGCGGCACAGGTGTGGAACCACAGCTTTTACTGGCTGTGCCTGAGCCCAGAAAAGAAAGAAATGCCAGCAGAACTTAAAAGCCGCATTGAAACGGACTTTGGTTCTGTTGAAGAATTTAAGGCAAAATTCAAAGCCGAAGCGGTTGGCCATTTTGCCAGCGGTTGGGCTTGGCTGGTGCTTAATGGTGACAAGTTAGAAATCACCTCACTGCATGACGCTGACAGCCCGGTAGCGCATGATATGAAGCCATTGCTGACCATCGATGTTTGGGAACATGCCTATTATCTGGATTACCAGAATGCCCGTCCGGACTATGTCGCTGCATTGCTCGACAACGCGATTGATTGGGATTTTGTGGCCCAGAATCTTGACGGCGAAGGTGTTAGCCGCGCTGATCAGGGCTGA
- the ispZ gene encoding septation protein IspZ, producing MSDDVINVEPEKENKGLGFALDFGPLLVFFLTYKFAVPGDNPVLSAIYGTAAFMVAIVIAVIVSKWKLGKISPMLWLSAVLVIGFGALTIYFNDPRFIQIKPTIIYVGFAVILGVGLLRGKAMLKYLLQAAYEGLSDEGWLKLSRNWAIFFVAMALLNEAMRLFLSFDMWLTLKVWGITILSFIFAIANVPMLMRHGLDLGQDEEEAEEAK from the coding sequence ATGAGCGATGACGTCATTAATGTAGAACCCGAAAAGGAAAATAAAGGTCTCGGATTCGCACTCGACTTCGGACCATTGCTCGTATTTTTCCTGACCTACAAATTTGCGGTACCGGGCGATAATCCTGTTCTGTCGGCAATATATGGCACAGCCGCCTTCATGGTCGCGATTGTGATCGCGGTGATTGTATCGAAATGGAAGCTGGGCAAAATATCACCCATGCTCTGGCTCTCGGCAGTATTGGTGATCGGCTTTGGCGCGCTGACAATCTATTTCAATGATCCGCGCTTCATCCAGATCAAGCCGACAATAATCTATGTCGGTTTTGCGGTCATTTTGGGTGTTGGGCTGCTCCGCGGAAAGGCAATGCTGAAATATCTGCTGCAAGCTGCCTATGAAGGACTTTCCGATGAAGGGTGGCTCAAATTGTCCCGCAACTGGGCGATATTCTTCGTTGCCATGGCATTACTGAACGAGGCTATGCGCCTTTTCTTGAGCTTTGACATGTGGCTGACACTGAAAGTTTGGGGCATCACGATATTGTCCTTCATCTTTGCGATTGCCAATGTACCGATGTTGATGCGCCACGGTCTTGATCTTGGTCAGGATGAAGAAGAGGCCGAAGAAGCCAAGTAA
- the ftsY gene encoding signal recognition particle-docking protein FtsY — translation MSDKPGWKDRLFGGFSKTSGRLTENLTGLVTKAKLDDTTLDDIEDALIVSDLGPATAASIREKLSKERFEKGLSEHAVREIIQSEIAQILEPVAVPLEIDAFPRPQVILVIGVNGSGKTTTIAKLTHLFLEQDYGVMLAAGDTFRAAAIGQLKVWAERLGVPIISGKEGGDSASIVYEGVKQATATGIDVLIVDTAGRLQNRTELMDELDKIRRVLGRLNPEAPHDVVLVLDATTGQNALSQIEVFKEVAKVTGLIMTKLDGTARGGVLVAAAQQFKMPIHAIGVGETMEDLRPFEANDLAAAIAGIEE, via the coding sequence ATGAGTGATAAACCGGGGTGGAAGGACCGCCTGTTTGGCGGTTTCAGCAAGACATCGGGCCGCCTGACCGAAAATCTGACCGGGCTGGTTACGAAGGCAAAACTGGACGATACGACGCTCGATGATATTGAAGACGCATTGATTGTGTCCGACCTTGGCCCAGCCACAGCGGCTTCCATCCGTGAAAAATTGTCCAAGGAACGGTTTGAAAAAGGCCTCAGCGAACATGCCGTTCGTGAAATAATCCAGTCCGAAATTGCACAGATATTAGAGCCAGTAGCTGTACCTCTGGAAATAGACGCCTTCCCTCGCCCACAGGTCATTTTGGTGATCGGTGTTAATGGCTCAGGCAAAACAACCACTATCGCCAAGCTGACTCATCTTTTCCTGGAACAGGATTATGGCGTGATGCTGGCCGCCGGCGATACTTTTCGGGCTGCCGCAATTGGACAACTTAAAGTCTGGGCCGAACGTCTCGGTGTTCCGATCATCAGCGGCAAGGAAGGCGGCGACAGCGCAAGTATTGTGTATGAAGGCGTCAAACAGGCGACTGCCACCGGCATTGACGTGTTAATCGTTGATACAGCGGGTCGCCTGCAAAACCGGACTGAACTAATGGATGAACTCGACAAGATCCGGCGTGTTCTGGGCCGGCTCAATCCGGAAGCCCCCCATGATGTCGTTCTGGTCTTGGATGCGACCACGGGACAAAATGCCCTGTCGCAGATTGAAGTGTTCAAGGAAGTGGCAAAGGTAACAGGACTGATCATGACCAAATTAGACGGAACGGCACGTGGCGGTGTACTTGTTGCAGCGGCACAGCAGTTTAAAATGCCGATCCATGCCATTGGTGTCGGAGAGACAATGGAAGACTTGCGGCCGTTTGAAGCCAATGACCTTGCCGCAGCTATAGCAGGAATCGAAGAATGA
- the mtaB gene encoding tRNA (N(6)-L-threonylcarbamoyladenosine(37)-C(2))-methylthiotransferase MtaB, whose amino-acid sequence MTSPEIISMGCRLNIAESEAIRQSINGSKVDASNLIIVNSCAVTNEAVRQTRQAIRRAKRDNPDKEVVVTGCAAQIDPDMFANMPETSGVVGNFDKYDADNFKFGLETNQPDIRVSDIMQVKETAPHMVSAFAERSRAFVEVQNGCDHRCTFCIIPYGRGNSRSVPAGQVVDQVKALVDKGFNEVVLTGVDVTSYGPDLPGNPSLGLLVERVLHYVPDLKRLRLSSVDGVEIDDRLFDILTGESRMMPHVHLSLQSGDNMILKRMKRRHNREQAIELVARLKEKRPEIAIGADIIAGFPTETEQMFAGSVDIIDQCDIIHGHIFPYSPRQGTPAANMPQVDGAITKQRAKILRQKIADKAQAWRDGLVGTKHNVLCELNGKAGYAENFAHISFEETMPEGQIIPVEVISSDGQNLIGRRIV is encoded by the coding sequence ATGACCAGCCCTGAAATCATCTCCATGGGATGCCGCCTGAACATCGCCGAAAGCGAGGCCATCCGACAAAGCATCAACGGATCAAAGGTTGATGCTTCAAACCTGATCATCGTTAACAGCTGCGCCGTGACCAATGAAGCCGTACGTCAAACCCGCCAAGCTATCCGGCGCGCCAAACGCGACAATCCTGACAAGGAAGTGGTCGTGACAGGATGTGCTGCGCAGATTGATCCCGACATGTTTGCCAATATGCCGGAAACATCCGGTGTGGTTGGCAATTTCGACAAATATGACGCCGATAACTTCAAATTCGGCCTCGAAACCAATCAGCCAGATATTCGCGTGTCCGACATCATGCAGGTCAAGGAAACGGCACCGCATATGGTCAGCGCTTTTGCCGAGCGATCCCGTGCCTTTGTTGAGGTTCAAAATGGCTGCGATCATCGCTGTACATTTTGCATCATTCCTTATGGCCGCGGTAACAGCCGATCTGTGCCTGCTGGGCAAGTTGTGGATCAGGTTAAGGCGCTGGTCGACAAGGGCTTCAACGAAGTTGTTCTAACCGGTGTGGATGTCACCAGCTATGGCCCGGACTTGCCAGGTAATCCCAGCCTGGGACTTCTGGTCGAGCGGGTATTGCACTATGTCCCGGACCTGAAACGGTTGAGATTATCGTCCGTTGACGGTGTGGAGATTGACGATCGGCTGTTCGATATTCTTACAGGTGAAAGCCGCATGATGCCGCACGTGCATCTGTCGCTACAATCCGGAGATAATATGATCCTGAAAAGGATGAAGCGCCGACACAATCGGGAACAAGCCATTGAACTGGTTGCGCGATTGAAAGAAAAGCGCCCGGAAATTGCCATTGGCGCAGATATTATTGCCGGTTTCCCAACCGAAACCGAACAGATGTTTGCAGGCAGTGTCGATATCATCGACCAATGCGACATCATCCATGGTCACATATTTCCCTATTCACCGCGGCAGGGCACACCAGCGGCCAACATGCCGCAAGTAGATGGCGCTATAACCAAGCAACGTGCGAAGATTTTACGGCAGAAAATTGCGGATAAGGCACAGGCCTGGCGAGACGGCTTGGTAGGCACGAAGCATAATGTATTGTGCGAATTAAACGGCAAAGCTGGATATGCGGAAAATTTTGCCCATATAAGTTTCGAAGAAACCATGCCAGAAGGCCAGATCATCCCTGTTGAAGTCATCTCATCCGATGGCCAAAACCTGATCGGAAGAAGAATAGTATGA
- the dapF gene encoding diaminopimelate epimerase: MSSGQFHKMHGLGNDFVIIDARAPELAEQLNMPAEKAAAIANRNSGIGCDQLIILKPSDKADVRMQIYNADGGEVEACGNATRCVVKLLGDGTSIETDGGMLSGQATDTGAIVDMGEPRFDWNAIPLAYAMDTLHMPVGWEDLQDPAAVNVGNPHVIFFVDDSNSVELDRLGPMIEVDPLFPERVNVNVAHVHEGEIHLRVWERGVGLTRACGTGACATAVAALKRGLVESPVNVHLPGGTLILSWQDGEPIMMQGPTTYVFSGEANWDDFG, from the coding sequence ATGAGCAGCGGGCAATTTCACAAAATGCATGGATTGGGCAATGACTTTGTCATTATTGACGCGCGTGCGCCTGAATTAGCAGAACAGCTGAATATGCCGGCGGAGAAAGCAGCAGCGATTGCCAATCGCAACAGCGGCATTGGTTGTGATCAGCTCATTATATTAAAACCGTCAGATAAAGCCGATGTCCGCATGCAAATATACAATGCCGATGGCGGCGAGGTTGAAGCCTGCGGCAATGCAACCCGCTGTGTTGTGAAGCTGCTAGGAGATGGAACATCAATCGAAACTGATGGCGGCATGCTATCCGGTCAGGCAACTGACACAGGTGCGATAGTCGATATGGGAGAGCCGCGTTTTGACTGGAACGCCATTCCCCTCGCCTATGCTATGGATACGTTGCATATGCCTGTCGGTTGGGAAGATTTGCAAGATCCCGCCGCTGTTAATGTAGGTAATCCGCATGTGATCTTTTTTGTAGACGACAGCAACAGCGTTGAACTTGATCGCTTAGGACCAATGATTGAAGTTGATCCTCTATTTCCAGAGCGCGTGAACGTGAATGTCGCACATGTGCATGAAGGTGAAATCCACTTGCGCGTCTGGGAACGCGGTGTTGGCTTGACACGCGCCTGCGGCACCGGTGCCTGTGCCACCGCAGTAGCGGCCCTGAAACGCGGATTGGTGGAAAGCCCGGTCAACGTGCACCTGCCCGGCGGCACGCTTATTCTGTCGTGGCAGGATGGTGAGCCGATTATGATGCAGGGGCCGACCACCTATGTCTTTTCGGGCGAAGCCAATTGGGATGATTTTGGATGA